Genomic window (Campylobacter sp. CNRCH_2014_0184h):
GAGTATATTAATGAATACTCGTATTAAATAATATTTTGATTAATCAATAATAAATATTAAAAAATAAAAACTCTTAATTTTAAAAAAAACAAATCAAAAGGAACAAACAACCATGAAAAAACTCTTATTTAGCACTATAGCAATTAGCTCTTTAGTCTATGCTAATAATGGAAGTATTACCATAGCTAAAAATGATATAGAAAAGGTTATAGAATTATCCCCTGATAGAAACCTCCCTCAAAACAAAGCCATCAAAGAAAATCTAAAAACTAAAGATGATTATATAAAAAGCCAAGAAGCTAAAAAAGACTTTGAAGAAAAAAAGAAAGAATTAAAAGAAAAACTAAATCAAGAAGAGGAAGCTAATGGGGAAACTAACAATCAAACTAATAACACTACCAACCCAAATAACCAAACTAGCATTAATACTACTAATACAAACAATGATAAAACTAATACTAGTGTAAATGATAATAATTCTAACTCAACTAATAATAGTGATATTACTAATACAAATAATCAAACTAACAATAGTTCTAATAATAACACTACTAATACAAACAATCAAACCAATAATACTAACACCCCTACCACTAAAAAAGTAATAACCAAATATAAATTTGTTATCACTAATGAAAACACTAGCTTTGAAAAGCTAGGTATTAAAGAAGAAGATTTACAATTACTTATTAGTGAGTTTAGCACTAAAAGATTTAGCTTACAAGATTTACAAGATATATCTAATATCATTGCTTATTATTTCCAAGTTAATGGCTATCCTGCAGCAACAGCTTATGTACCCCAACAAGAATTTGAAGATAGTGTACAAATAAACATAGCCTTAGGAACATTAGGTAAGTATATAATAAAGAATAAAACTACTATAAAAGATTATTTTTTTGAAAGTAAGCTTAATGAAAGAATCAAAGGTAAAATCATCTCTACTAAACTCATAGAAGATAGTGTATATAAAGTCAATGAAATGTATGGAGTACAAACCCTAGCAGGTTTACAAGCAGGAGAGAATGTAGGAGAAACTGATGTAGTTATAGAAGTAGTTCCTGATACTAAGGCTAATGTATTATTATATGCTGATAATTATGGTATTGAAAGTGCAGGGGATATTAGAGCTGGTATTAGTATGGGATTTAATTCTATATTTAATATG
Coding sequences:
- a CDS encoding ShlB/FhaC/HecB family hemolysin secretion/activation protein is translated as MKKLLFSTIAISSLVYANNGSITIAKNDIEKVIELSPDRNLPQNKAIKENLKTKDDYIKSQEAKKDFEEKKKELKEKLNQEEEANGETNNQTNNTTNPNNQTSINTTNTNNDKTNTSVNDNNSNSTNNSDITNTNNQTNNSSNNNTTNTNNQTNNTNTPTTKKVITKYKFVITNENTSFEKLGIKEEDLQLLISEFSTKRFSLQDLQDISNIIAYYFQVNGYPAATAYVPQQEFEDSVQINIALGTLGKYIIKNKTTIKDYFFESKLNERIKGKIISTKLIEDSVYKVNEMYGVQTLAGLQAGENVGETDVVIEVVPDTKANVLLYADNYGIESAGDIRAGISMGFNSIFNMGDYYNFYLQSSNEKQINYGASYTFFLGNLKITPSISQGSYSLGGDYKEVGFSGTSRNFGVDFSYPMWINTNSSLYLTSSIYHKILKDEPFSNIFEGYSIEKHSNVGSMGLEGLFRGFENNTLSYSAKISIGKVYDDGNSLSSYTSKNGGFGWFRKLNASVNNYYSINEYITHTLNINYQKVLGNFELDPSESSSLGGAYGVRAYDNG